Genomic window (Candidatus Thermoplasmatota archaeon):
GAGGACGGTTGGGGAAACACTGACTCTGCATCCATTGAGCTTGTGGTCAAGGATGACGATGAGTCACTGGGACTGGGAATCGCGGTTGCGGCGATCGTGATTCCGGCGGTCTCGCTCCCAGTTCTTCTTTATCACTTCAGGAAAAGGCGCACAAAAGATATATAAGGACGCTGTAAATCAAATCCCGTGGGAAACGGAAAGGCGTTCTCTGCAAGCGAGCTCGAGAAATATGGATACTGCCCGCTCAGTTGGTGGTTGAGCAAGAATGAGGTGGACGAGGAAGACCTCTCAGAAGGAGAGAGGAAGCATGCCAAGATAGCCTCGGAAATCACCAAGATAAGTAAGTGGGAAGGTCATGCCAAGGAGTCTGAGACAGCCGTTCTCTACTTTGCCATAGCCGCCACTCTCATTTCCGTTCTCGGAGTGACGATTCTGCAGAGAGAGCAGATCGTTGGCGAGATCCTCAGTGCCATCTCGCTGATATGGTTGCTGGCTTCTTCCTACTTCCTCTACAAGGCGGAGACACTCTCGACTCCCCTGGACCGTCTGATATCAGAGAGAGTCGTCCTGAGCTTCGCGATGATAGCAACGGTAATCGCCATTTTCTCTGTCTCAATCGTCGTTTTTGAGAGCGTACTCCTCAGTCAGGTGCTGCAGGTGATTGCCCTCAGCTGGCTGGTTGGCGCAGCCTACTTCCTCTACAGGTCGCTGAAGCACTTGCAGGTGGCCAAGGCGAAGCGGGAGTCGTACGACGTGAGAGACGGAAAGATAGCGTTCATAGACGACGAGCGGATCAGGCCGATGATGTTCGAGTCCGAGAAGCACGGGCTCAGGGGGAGACCCGACTACGTCGTCCTCGAAGAGGAGTTCCATATCCCCGTGGAGATCAAGACGGGGAGGACGCCCCGGGGCCCGCTGTTCTCGCACATCCTACAGACCGCCGCTTACTGTGTCCTTCTTGAGGAAGAATATGGCGATCCTCCTCCATATGGCATTCTGAAGTACGGAGAGGTCGAGCACGAGATCGATTACACTCCTGACCTCAAGGAGCTCGTTCTGAACAAGCTGGAGGAAATGCGGAAGGCCAGAAGAACCGGTGTCGTTCACAGGAACCACGGCAGACGGATGAAGTGCGTCCACTGCTCTCGAAGGAGCGTCTGTCCCGAGAAGTTGGCCTAGTCCTTCTCCTTCCCGGACCTGTCACGCTGCCCGTCCATCCTGTCGATCGCTTCCCTGATCTCGGCGACCTCCTCCCTCATCCTGAGCATCTCCTCCTCGAAGGGCGTGAACGCTTGCACGGAGAAGATCCGATGACTGATGAAGACACCGACGAACATCGCTCCAATGATGGCCAGTATCGCGATCACCACAAGGACGACGAGAAAGAGGAAGAAGTTGGCGATTATGTCTCCGAATGTTATGGCCCCTGTCATCTGGGCCGCTAGCACGACTGTTAAGATGAT
Coding sequences:
- a CDS encoding PD-(D/E)XK nuclease family protein gives rise to the protein MGNGKAFSASELEKYGYCPLSWWLSKNEVDEEDLSEGERKHAKIASEITKISKWEGHAKESETAVLYFAIAATLISVLGVTILQREQIVGEILSAISLIWLLASSYFLYKAETLSTPLDRLISERVVLSFAMIATVIAIFSVSIVVFESVLLSQVLQVIALSWLVGAAYFLYRSLKHLQVAKAKRESYDVRDGKIAFIDDERIRPMMFESEKHGLRGRPDYVVLEEEFHIPVEIKTGRTPRGPLFSHILQTAAYCVLLEEEYGDPPPYGILKYGEVEHEIDYTPDLKELVLNKLEEMRKARRTGVVHRNHGRRMKCVHCSRRSVCPEKLA